The following are encoded in a window of Citrobacter freundii genomic DNA:
- the hisJ gene encoding histidine ABC transporter substrate-binding protein HisJ → MKKLVLSLSLVLAFSSATAAFAAIPQKVRIGTDPTYAPFESKNSQGELVGFDIDLAKELCKRINTQCTFVENPLDALIPSLKAKKIDAIMSSLSITEKRQQEIAFTDKLYAADSRLVVAKDSAIQPTIESLKGKRVGVLQGTTQETFGNEHWAPKGIEIVSYQGQDNIYSDLTAGRIDAAFQDEVAASEGFLKQPVGKDYKFGGPSVKDEKLFGVGTGMGLRKEDNELREALNKAFAEMRADGTYEKLAKKYFDFDVYGG, encoded by the coding sequence ATGAAAAAACTGGTGTTGTCTCTTTCTCTGGTTCTGGCGTTCTCCAGTGCTACCGCAGCATTTGCCGCTATTCCGCAAAAAGTGCGGATCGGTACCGACCCCACTTATGCCCCGTTTGAATCGAAAAATTCGCAGGGTGAATTAGTCGGTTTTGACATCGATCTGGCAAAAGAACTGTGCAAGCGTATTAATACACAATGTACCTTCGTTGAAAACCCGCTGGATGCGCTGATCCCTTCGTTAAAAGCGAAGAAAATTGATGCCATCATGTCGTCACTTTCGATCACTGAAAAACGTCAGCAGGAAATCGCCTTTACCGACAAGCTTTATGCAGCAGACTCTCGTCTGGTGGTTGCGAAAGATTCGGCTATCCAGCCGACCATTGAATCGCTGAAAGGCAAACGTGTCGGTGTACTGCAGGGCACGACTCAGGAAACGTTTGGCAATGAACACTGGGCGCCGAAAGGTATTGAAATTGTCTCCTATCAGGGGCAGGACAATATCTACTCTGACCTGACGGCCGGGCGTATTGACGCCGCGTTCCAGGATGAAGTTGCGGCCAGCGAAGGTTTCCTGAAGCAGCCGGTAGGCAAAGATTACAAATTCGGCGGCCCGTCTGTGAAAGACGAGAAATTGTTCGGAGTGGGTACCGGTATGGGGCTGCGCAAAGAGGATAACGAACTGCGCGAAGCACTGAATAAAGCGTTTGCAGAAATGCGCGCTGACGGAACTTACGAGAAGCTGGCGAAAAAGTACTTTGATTTTGATGTTTATGGCGGTTAA
- a CDS encoding histidine ABC transporter permease HisQ, translating into MLYGFSGVILQGAIVTLELALSSVVLAVLIGLVGAGAKLSQSRAMALIFEGYTTLIRGVPDLVLMLLIFYGLQIALNTVTDAVGISQIDIDPMVAGIITLGFIYGAYFTETFRGAFMAVPRGHIEAATAFGFTSSQIFRRIMFPAMMRYALPGIGNNWQVILKATALVSLLGLEDVVKATQLAGKSTWEPFYFAVVCGLIYLVFTTVSNGVLLYLERRYSVGVKRADL; encoded by the coding sequence ATGTTGTATGGCTTTTCAGGTGTTATTTTACAGGGCGCAATCGTGACGCTTGAGCTTGCTCTTAGCTCGGTGGTACTGGCGGTTCTGATAGGCCTTGTCGGCGCGGGCGCAAAGCTGTCGCAAAGCCGGGCAATGGCGCTGATTTTCGAAGGGTACACGACGTTGATCCGTGGGGTACCCGATCTCGTCTTGATGTTGCTCATTTTCTACGGATTACAAATCGCACTGAACACGGTCACTGACGCGGTTGGTATCAGCCAGATTGATATTGATCCGATGGTGGCGGGGATTATTACGCTCGGTTTTATCTACGGGGCCTATTTTACTGAAACGTTCCGTGGCGCGTTTATGGCGGTTCCAAGAGGCCATATTGAAGCGGCGACGGCGTTTGGGTTTACCTCTTCGCAGATTTTTCGCCGGATTATGTTCCCGGCGATGATGCGCTACGCGCTGCCGGGGATTGGCAATAACTGGCAGGTCATTTTGAAGGCGACGGCGCTGGTTTCGCTGCTCGGACTGGAAGACGTGGTGAAAGCGACGCAGCTTGCCGGGAAGAGCACCTGGGAGCCATTCTATTTTGCCGTCGTGTGCGGGCTTATCTATCTGGTGTTTACCACCGTGTCTAATGGTGTGCTGCTGTACCTTGAGCGCCGCTACTCTGTGGGTGTGAAGAGGGCTGACCTGTGA
- the hisM gene encoding histidine ABC transporter permease HisM, producing MIEIIQEYWKSLLWTDGYRFTGVAITLWLLISSVVMGGILALFLAIGRVSSNKFIQFPIWLFTYIFRGTPLYVQLLVFYSGMYTLEIVKGTDLLNAFFRSGLNCTVLALTLNTCAYTTEIFAGAIRSVPHGEIEAARAYGFSSFKMYRCIILPSALRIALPAYSNEVILMLHSTALAFTATVPDLLKIARDINSATYQPFTAFGIAAVLYLMISYVLISLFRKAEKRWLQHVKPSTH from the coding sequence GTGATTGAGATTATTCAGGAGTACTGGAAATCCCTGCTGTGGACCGACGGCTATCGCTTTACCGGCGTAGCGATCACCCTGTGGTTGCTGATTTCATCCGTAGTGATGGGCGGCATTCTGGCGCTGTTTTTGGCGATTGGTCGCGTATCCAGCAATAAGTTTATCCAGTTCCCCATTTGGCTATTTACCTATATTTTCCGTGGCACGCCGCTTTACGTTCAGCTACTGGTGTTTTATTCCGGGATGTACACGCTGGAAATTGTCAAAGGGACGGACCTTCTCAACGCGTTTTTCCGCAGCGGGCTGAATTGTACCGTGCTGGCATTAACGCTGAATACCTGCGCCTATACCACCGAGATCTTTGCCGGGGCGATTCGTTCGGTGCCTCATGGTGAGATTGAAGCCGCGCGCGCTTACGGTTTTTCTTCATTCAAGATGTATCGCTGCATTATTTTGCCCTCCGCATTGCGTATTGCGCTGCCTGCGTACAGCAATGAGGTTATTTTAATGCTGCACTCAACGGCGCTGGCCTTTACGGCCACGGTACCGGATTTGTTGAAAATTGCCCGCGATATCAACTCGGCGACCTACCAGCCGTTTACCGCCTTCGGTATTGCCGCCGTGCTGTATTTGATGATTTCGTATGTCCTGATCAGTCTGTTCCGTAAAGCGGAAAAACGCTGGTTGCAGCATGTAAAACCTTCGACGCACTGA
- the hisP gene encoding histidine ABC transporter ATP-binding protein HisP — MSENKLNVIDLHKHYGEHEVLKGVSLQANAGDVISIIGSSGSGKSTFLRCINFLEKPSAGSIVVSGQNIGLVRDKDGQLKVADKNQLRLLRTRLTMVFQHFNLWSHMTVLENVMEAPIQVLGLNKQEAHERAVKYLAKVGIDERAQGKYPVHLSGGQQQRVSIARALAMEPEVLLFDEPTSALDPELVGEVLRIMQQLAEEGKTMVVVTHEMGFARHVSTHVIFLHQGKIEEEGDPEQVFGNPQSPRLQQFLKGSLK, encoded by the coding sequence ATGTCTGAGAATAAATTAAACGTTATCGATTTACACAAACACTACGGCGAACATGAAGTGCTGAAAGGGGTATCGCTGCAGGCCAATGCGGGTGATGTGATCAGTATTATCGGCTCGTCAGGCTCTGGCAAAAGTACGTTCCTGCGCTGTATTAACTTTCTTGAAAAACCGAGCGCCGGGTCGATTGTGGTCAGCGGTCAGAACATTGGCCTGGTCCGTGACAAAGACGGTCAGCTCAAGGTGGCGGACAAAAATCAGCTGCGCCTGCTGCGTACGCGCCTGACCATGGTCTTTCAACACTTCAACCTGTGGAGCCACATGACGGTGCTGGAAAACGTCATGGAAGCGCCGATTCAGGTATTAGGGCTGAACAAGCAGGAAGCCCACGAGCGTGCGGTGAAATATCTGGCTAAAGTGGGTATTGATGAACGCGCTCAGGGTAAGTATCCGGTGCACCTGTCCGGTGGTCAGCAGCAGCGTGTCTCCATTGCGCGCGCGCTGGCTATGGAGCCGGAGGTTCTGCTGTTTGATGAACCGACGTCAGCGCTTGACCCAGAGCTGGTGGGGGAAGTATTGCGTATCATGCAACAGCTGGCCGAAGAGGGGAAAACCATGGTGGTCGTCACCCACGAAATGGGGTTTGCCCGTCATGTCTCCACGCACGTGATTTTCCTGCATCAGGGGAAAATTGAAGAAGAAGGCGATCCAGAGCAGGTCTTCGGTAATCCGCAAAGTCCACGTTTACAGCAGTTCCTTAAAGGATCGCTGAAATAA
- a CDS encoding GNAT family N-acetyltransferase yields MAIITTPRLILSPFQPTDWPFFLRLRENPDIMRVMGTISPIKETRLLFARRLNAPYTFVIRQHHDTTPLGDIGLQISHHFPQEADIGYCIISRAQGKGIASEAVRAVCDYAFEHAGVMAINAWVLADNKGSVRILEKTGFVRTQVLEQAYEVNGVHYDDWGYRLECGKSKAR; encoded by the coding sequence ATGGCGATAATTACCACCCCGCGACTTATCCTCTCCCCGTTTCAACCGACTGACTGGCCGTTTTTCCTGCGACTACGCGAAAACCCGGACATCATGCGCGTTATGGGCACTATCTCCCCGATAAAAGAAACACGCCTGCTGTTCGCCCGGCGTCTTAATGCACCCTATACGTTTGTCATCCGCCAACATCATGACACGACTCCGCTCGGTGATATTGGTTTGCAGATTAGTCATCACTTTCCGCAAGAGGCTGATATTGGCTATTGCATTATTTCACGCGCTCAGGGAAAAGGGATTGCCAGTGAAGCGGTACGCGCGGTGTGCGACTATGCCTTTGAACACGCTGGCGTAATGGCGATAAACGCGTGGGTGCTGGCGGACAACAAAGGCTCGGTACGCATACTGGAAAAGACCGGTTTTGTGCGCACACAGGTGCTCGAGCAAGCCTATGAAGTGAATGGTGTGCATTATGACGACTGGGGTTATCGTCTGGAGTGCGGGAAGTCGAAGGCCCGGTAA
- a CDS encoding TIGR01777 family oxidoreductase produces the protein MQILITGGTGLIGRHLIPRLLELGHQISVVTRTPDKARQILDSRVTLWKGLEDRPNLNGIDAIVNLAGEPIADKRWTAEQKERLCQSRWGITQKLVDLINASDTPPTALISGSAAGYYGDLGEVVVTEEEPPHNEFTHKLCARWEQIACGAQSDNTRVCLLRTGVVLAPAGGILGKMVPPFRLGLGGPIGNGRQYLAWIHIDDMVNAIIWLLDNDLRGPFNMVSPYPVRNEQFAHALGHALNRPAVLRVPATAMRLLMGESSVLVLGGQRALPKRLEASGFAFRWYDLEEALADVIR, from the coding sequence ATGCAGATTCTGATTACCGGTGGTACTGGCCTGATTGGACGCCATCTGATCCCCCGCTTGCTGGAATTGGGGCATCAGATAAGCGTTGTAACACGTACCCCTGATAAGGCCCGTCAGATTCTGGACTCCCGGGTTACGCTGTGGAAAGGGCTGGAGGACAGGCCCAACCTCAATGGGATCGACGCGATTGTTAACCTTGCCGGAGAGCCCATCGCCGATAAGCGCTGGACGGCTGAGCAAAAGGAGCGTTTGTGCCAAAGTCGCTGGGGTATCACCCAGAAACTGGTCGATTTAATCAACGCCAGCGATACGCCACCGACGGCGTTGATCTCAGGTTCGGCTGCCGGATACTACGGTGACTTAGGTGAAGTCGTCGTCACGGAAGAAGAACCGCCGCACAATGAATTTACCCATAAGCTCTGCGCCCGGTGGGAGCAAATTGCCTGCGGCGCGCAAAGCGATAACACGCGCGTATGCCTGCTGCGTACCGGTGTCGTACTGGCACCTGCGGGCGGTATCCTCGGAAAAATGGTTCCGCCGTTTCGCCTTGGTCTGGGCGGCCCCATCGGTAACGGACGTCAGTATCTGGCCTGGATCCATATTGATGATATGGTCAATGCGATCATCTGGCTGCTGGATAACGATTTGCGTGGCCCATTCAATATGGTCTCGCCGTACCCGGTGCGTAATGAGCAATTTGCCCATGCGCTGGGCCATGCGCTGAATCGCCCTGCTGTCTTACGCGTTCCCGCAACCGCAATGCGCTTGCTGATGGGGGAATCCTCGGTGCTGGTTCTCGGCGGTCAGCGCGCATTACCTAAGCGGCTGGAAGCGTCTGGTTTTGCGTTTCGCTGGTATGATTTAGAGGAAGCACTGGCCGATGTCATTCGATAA
- the folX gene encoding dihydroneopterin triphosphate 2'-epimerase: protein MSQPDAIIRIKNLRLRTFIGIKEEEILNRQDIVINIAIHYPADKARASEDINDALNYRTITKSIISHVESNRFSLLEKLTQDVLDIAREHHWVTYAEVEIDKLHALRYADSVSMTLSWQR, encoded by the coding sequence ATGTCACAACCTGACGCAATTATTCGTATAAAAAACCTTCGTCTGCGCACGTTTATTGGCATCAAAGAAGAGGAGATCCTGAACCGTCAGGATATCGTCATTAACATCGCCATCCACTACCCGGCAGACAAAGCCCGCGCCAGCGAAGATATCAACGATGCGTTGAATTATCGCACCATTACCAAGAGCATTATTTCGCACGTAGAGAGTAACCGCTTCTCATTGTTAGAAAAATTAACCCAAGATGTGCTCGATATCGCACGCGAACATCACTGGGTCACTTATGCTGAAGTAGAGATCGATAAACTTCACGCATTGCGTTACGCCGACTCCGTGTCCATGACGCTGAGCTGGCAGCGCTAA
- the yfcG gene encoding GSH-dependent disulfide bond oxidoreductase, whose amino-acid sequence MIDLYYTPTPNGHKITLFLEEAQLKYRLIPVDISKGNQFHPDFLQISPNNKIPAIIDNAPEDGGKPLSLFESGEILLYLAEKSGKLLSGELRERHTTLQWLFWQVSGLGPMLGQNHHFNHFAPQTIPYAIERYQVETQRLYNVMNKRLEMSPWLGGDHYSIADIACWPWIHAHQRQRIDLDTYPAVNNWYERIRTRPATERALQHAPSENR is encoded by the coding sequence ATGATCGACCTCTACTACACTCCAACGCCCAACGGTCACAAAATCACGCTGTTTCTCGAAGAGGCGCAGTTGAAATACCGTCTGATTCCTGTCGATATCAGCAAAGGGAATCAATTTCATCCGGATTTTCTGCAGATCTCGCCGAACAATAAAATCCCGGCCATTATCGATAACGCCCCGGAGGACGGCGGTAAGCCGCTCAGCCTGTTTGAATCGGGTGAAATTTTGCTGTATCTGGCGGAGAAGAGCGGCAAGCTGCTCAGCGGTGAATTACGCGAACGCCACACCACGTTGCAGTGGCTGTTCTGGCAGGTGAGCGGTCTGGGTCCCATGTTGGGCCAGAATCATCATTTTAATCATTTTGCCCCCCAAACCATCCCTTACGCCATTGAGCGCTATCAGGTTGAAACTCAGCGTCTGTACAACGTGATGAACAAACGTCTGGAAATGTCCCCCTGGTTAGGTGGCGATCACTACAGCATTGCGGATATTGCTTGCTGGCCGTGGATTCATGCTCATCAGCGTCAGCGTATCGACCTCGATACCTATCCGGCGGTTAATAACTGGTACGAACGCATTCGTACCCGTCCCGCCACGGAACGTGCGCTGCAGCACGCGCCGAGTGAGAACCGGTAA
- the yfcF gene encoding glutathione transferase, protein MSKPAITLWSDANFFSPYVLSVYVALQEKGLPFTLKTVDLSAGEHLQPAWQGYALTRRVPVLEIDGFELSESSAIAEFLEETFSPPQWERIYPHDVQKRARARQVQAWIRSDLMPIREERSTDVVFAGVKKAPLSEAGKASAEKLFATAGSLLAHGKQNLFGEWCIADCDLALMLNRLVLNGDDVPQALADYATFQWQRASVQRFIALSAKRSC, encoded by the coding sequence ATGAGCAAACCTGCAATTACGCTGTGGTCAGATGCCAACTTTTTCTCCCCCTATGTGTTGTCCGTTTACGTTGCGCTACAGGAGAAAGGGCTGCCTTTTACGCTGAAAACCGTTGATCTCAGTGCGGGTGAGCATTTACAACCCGCCTGGCAAGGATATGCGCTGACGCGTCGCGTCCCGGTTCTTGAGATTGACGGTTTTGAATTGAGCGAATCATCGGCGATTGCCGAGTTCCTGGAAGAGACCTTCTCGCCGCCGCAGTGGGAACGCATCTATCCGCATGATGTGCAAAAACGCGCGCGAGCCCGCCAGGTTCAGGCGTGGATCCGCAGCGACCTGATGCCTATTCGTGAAGAACGTTCCACGGACGTTGTGTTTGCCGGGGTGAAGAAAGCGCCGTTGAGTGAAGCGGGTAAAGCCAGCGCAGAAAAATTGTTCGCCACGGCGGGAAGTTTGCTTGCTCATGGGAAACAAAATTTATTTGGCGAATGGTGTATCGCAGATTGTGATTTAGCGCTAATGCTTAATCGTCTGGTGCTAAACGGAGATGACGTTCCACAGGCGTTAGCAGACTACGCCACCTTCCAGTGGCAGCGGGCTTCGGTACAACGTTTTATCGCGCTTTCAGCGAAGCGTTCCTGCTGA
- the yfcE gene encoding phosphodiesterase, whose amino-acid sequence MKLMFASDIHGSLPATERVLELFAQSGARWLVILGDILNHGPRNALPQGYAPAQVADRLNALASRIIAVRGNCDSEVDQMLLHFPITAPWQQVLMDNQRLFLTHGHLYGPENLPALNAGDVLIYGHTHLPVAEKRGDIYHFNPGSVSIPKGGFTASYGILDDNVLSVMALNDQSIIAQIEINP is encoded by the coding sequence ATGAAGCTGATGTTCGCATCGGACATTCATGGGTCGTTGCCAGCCACGGAGCGCGTACTTGAACTGTTTGCCCAAAGCGGGGCGCGATGGCTGGTGATATTGGGTGATATTTTAAACCACGGACCGCGTAATGCGCTGCCACAAGGTTATGCACCTGCGCAGGTTGCTGACCGCTTGAACGCGCTGGCGTCACGTATTATTGCGGTACGCGGTAATTGCGATAGCGAAGTGGATCAGATGCTCCTGCATTTTCCAATAACTGCGCCATGGCAGCAGGTTCTGATGGATAATCAGCGGCTCTTTTTGACGCATGGGCATCTTTATGGCCCGGAAAACCTCCCGGCGCTGAATGCGGGTGATGTGCTGATTTATGGGCATACGCATCTGCCGGTTGCCGAGAAGCGTGGTGATATTTACCACTTTAACCCCGGCTCGGTCAGTATTCCGAAAGGGGGTTTTACGGCAAGTTACGGGATTCTGGATGATAATGTTCTCAGCGTAATGGCACTCAATGATCAAAGTATCATTGCGCAGATCGAGATTAATCCGTAA
- the yfcD gene encoding NUDIX hydrolase YfcD, with the protein MVEQHRLASTEWVDIVNEDNEVIAQSSREQMRAQRLRHRATYIVVHDGMGKILVQRRTETKDFLPGMLDATAGGVVQADEQMLESARREAEEELGIAGVPFAEHGQFYFEDQHCRVWGGLFSCVSHGPFALQEEEISEVCWLTPEEITARCDEFTPDSLKALALWMTRNAKNEGAKAEKQEEAE; encoded by the coding sequence ATGGTGGAACAGCATCGTTTGGCAAGTACGGAATGGGTGGATATTGTGAATGAAGACAATGAAGTCATCGCACAGTCCAGCCGTGAACAAATGCGGGCGCAGCGCTTACGTCATCGCGCAACGTATATCGTCGTGCATGATGGTATGGGCAAAATTCTGGTTCAGCGTCGTACCGAGACAAAAGATTTTTTGCCCGGCATGCTGGATGCTACCGCGGGTGGTGTTGTTCAGGCTGATGAGCAAATGCTTGAATCTGCCCGCCGTGAAGCGGAAGAAGAGTTGGGTATTGCAGGCGTACCGTTTGCTGAACACGGTCAGTTTTATTTTGAGGACCAACACTGTCGCGTATGGGGAGGGCTGTTTAGCTGCGTATCCCACGGGCCGTTCGCGCTGCAGGAAGAAGAAATTAGCGAAGTCTGCTGGCTAACGCCGGAAGAAATTACCGCGCGCTGTGATGAGTTCACACCGGACTCGCTGAAAGCGCTGGCGCTGTGGATGACCCGCAACGCCAAGAATGAAGGGGCGAAAGCCGAAAAACAGGAAGAGGCGGAGTAA
- the yfcC gene encoding putative basic amino acid antiporter YfcC produces the protein MSAVTESQSAKKWAMPDTLVIIFFVAILTSLATWVVPVGMFDSQEVQYQVDGQTKTRKVVDPHSFRILTNDAGEEQYHRVKFFTTGDESPGLMNFPFEGLTSGSKFGTAVGIIMFMLVIGGAFGIVMRTGTIDNGILALIRHTRGNEVLFIPVLFILFSLGGAVFGMGEEAVAFAIIIAPLMVRLGYDSITTVLVTYIATQIGFASSWMNPFCVVVAQGIAGVPVLSGSGLRIVVWVVATMIGLTFTLAYATRIKKNPLLSRVHESDRFFREQQDEVVERRFTLGDWLVLIVLTAVMIWVVWGVIVNAWFIPEIASQFFTMGLVIGIIGVVFRLNGMTVNIMASSFTEGARMMIAPALLVGFAKGILLLVGNGEAGDASVLNTLLHSIANGISGLDNAIAAWFMLLFQAVFNFFVTSGSGQAALTMPLLAPLGDLVGVNRQVTVLAFQFGDGFSHIIYPTSASLMATLGVCRVDFRNWLKVGATLLGLLFIMSSVVVIGAQIMGYH, from the coding sequence ATGTCTGCAGTTACAGAATCACAATCCGCGAAAAAATGGGCTATGCCCGATACGCTGGTGATTATTTTTTTCGTCGCTATTTTAACCAGCCTGGCCACCTGGGTTGTTCCCGTCGGCATGTTCGACAGTCAAGAGGTGCAGTACCAGGTTGATGGGCAAACCAAAACCCGTAAAGTGGTCGATCCCCACTCTTTTCGCATTCTGACCAACGATGCCGGCGAAGAGCAGTATCACCGGGTGAAATTTTTCACCACCGGCGATGAAAGTCCCGGGCTGATGAATTTTCCGTTCGAAGGGTTAACCTCCGGCTCTAAATTCGGTACTGCCGTTGGCATCATTATGTTTATGCTGGTGATCGGCGGCGCGTTTGGCATTGTTATGCGCACCGGAACCATTGATAACGGCATCCTGGCGCTCATCCGCCATACCCGGGGTAACGAGGTCTTGTTCATCCCGGTGCTGTTTATCCTCTTCTCATTGGGTGGCGCGGTCTTTGGTATGGGAGAAGAGGCGGTCGCCTTTGCCATTATCATCGCCCCACTCATGGTGCGCTTAGGTTACGACAGTATTACCACCGTGCTGGTGACCTACATTGCCACCCAAATCGGCTTTGCCAGTTCATGGATGAACCCGTTCTGTGTGGTTGTCGCACAGGGCATTGCAGGCGTTCCGGTACTCTCCGGCTCTGGTTTGCGTATCGTGGTGTGGGTCGTTGCCACAATGATTGGCCTGACTTTTACGCTGGCCTACGCAACACGCATCAAGAAAAACCCCCTGCTATCCCGCGTTCATGAATCAGACCGTTTTTTCCGCGAACAGCAGGACGAGGTGGTAGAGCGACGCTTCACGCTGGGTGACTGGCTGGTACTGATCGTCCTCACTGCAGTAATGATCTGGGTTGTCTGGGGCGTTATCGTCAACGCATGGTTCATTCCTGAAATCGCCAGCCAGTTTTTCACTATGGGTCTGGTGATTGGCATTATCGGCGTTGTCTTCCGGCTCAACGGAATGACGGTTAACATCATGGCTTCTTCATTCACTGAGGGGGCACGCATGATGATTGCCCCGGCCCTGCTGGTCGGTTTTGCCAAGGGGATATTACTGCTGGTTGGTAATGGTGAGGCAGGCGATGCGAGTGTGCTGAATACCCTGCTGCACAGCATTGCCAACGGCATTAGCGGCCTGGACAATGCCATTGCGGCGTGGTTTATGCTGCTGTTCCAGGCGGTATTTAATTTCTTCGTCACTTCCGGTTCGGGTCAGGCAGCGCTCACTATGCCACTGTTAGCGCCTCTGGGCGATCTGGTCGGCGTAAACCGTCAGGTGACCGTGCTGGCCTTCCAGTTTGGTGACGGATTCAGCCACATTATCTATCCAACATCAGCATCATTAATGGCGACGTTAGGCGTTTGCCGGGTGGACTTCCGTAACTGGCTGAAGGTAGGTGCCACACTGCTGGGCCTGCTGTTTATTATGTCCAGCGTGGTGGTGATTGGTGCGCAGATAATGGGGTATCACTAA